In Halichondria panicea chromosome 9, odHalPani1.1, whole genome shotgun sequence, a genomic segment contains:
- the LOC135340812 gene encoding phosphatidylinositol glycan anchor biosynthesis class U protein-like, producing the protein MPSTNLNQLLLTAVALSTRLLLLWQGSNEWLGKRIEISTPVNQWMRVREGTALSTSGSSPYAGDVFHEVPLILYLFEGLHSLGEWAVGIFFVVVDLLVAVCLAQIATSHRSRQISRQQSSSGEYGKGVEAILVKEDNSLPLFVALVYLLNPYSIVTCAGFSTITLTNLSVTAALSTKLRGHEVLSSLCLCVAAYLSLYPAVLIFPFMIMSYRDGCVFGAGKQLCLMVCWSAVLLGGSAWVMGSWDFMQAVYGVMLSVPDQTPNLGLFWYFFTETFEHFRIFFLCVFQMNAFIYVIPLTIRFSDHPVFLTYILLSVTTLFKSYPCLSDLTVPLALLPLWTHTFRYLRYTLVVVVMFLASSLLCPVLWYLWIHAGSANANFFFAMTLTYSLAQIFLVADVIYSFLVHQYDLKHGLPRLYQLGKPVKLKLY; encoded by the exons ATGCCCTCCACCAACCTTAACCAGCTTCTCCTCACTGCTGTGGCCCTCTCTACTCGCCTACTGCTGCTCTGGCAGGGCTCTAACGAGTGGCTGGGCAAGAGGATAGAGATCAGTACACCAGTCAATCAATGGATGAGAG TTCGTGAGGGTACTGCTCTATCTACCAGTGGGTCATCACCATATGCTGGAGATGTTTTCCATGAG GTACCTCTGATTCTCTACCTGTTTGAAGGGCTCCATAGTCTTGGAGAGTGGGCAGTCGGTATTTTCTTTGTG GTTGTGGATTTACTGGTGGCCGTCTGTTTAGCACAAATTGCTACCTCACATCGATCACGCCAG ATCTCCAGACAGCAGTCCTCCAGTGGTGAGTACGGTAAAGGAGTGGAGGCCATCTTGGTGAAGGAGGACAACTCACTACCTCTCTTTGTAGCACTCGT GTACCTACTGAACCCCTACTCCATAGTCACCTGTGCTGGCTTCTCCACCATCACCCTCACTAACCTCTCAGTCACTGCAGCTCTATCCACCAAACTGAGAG GTCACGAGGTGTTGTCCTccctgtgcctgtgtgtggctGCCTACCTCTCACTCTATCCTGCAGTCCTCATCTTCCCATTCATGATCATGTCCTACAGG GAtgggtgtgtgtttggagCTGGTAAACAGTTGTGTCTGATGGTGTGCTGGAGTGCAGTGTTGCTAGGGGGGTCAGCCTGGGTCATGGGGTCATGGGACTTCATGCAAGCTGTGTATGGAGTCAT gctCTCTGTCCCGGACCAGACTCCCAACCTCGGCCTGTTCTGGTACTTCTTTACTGAGACGTTTGAGCACTTCAGAATATTCTTCCTCTGTGTGTTCCAGATGAATGCCTTCATCTACGTCATCCCTCTCACCATACGCTTCAG TGACCACCCAGTGTTTCTGACGTACATTCTCCTCTCTGTGACGACCTTGTTCAAGTCCTACCCGTGTCTGAGCGACCTCACCGTCCCACTAGCACTCCTGCCACTctggacacacacattcaGAT ACCTGCGCTACActctggtggtggtggtcatGTTCCTGGCCTCCTCTCTCCTCTGTCCTGTCCTCTGGTACCTCTGGATCCATGCAGGCAGTGCTAACGCTAACTTCTTCTTTGCCATGACTCTCACCTACTCACTAGCTCAG ATCTTCCTGGTGGCTGATGTGATCTACTCGTTCCTAGTCCACCAGTACGACCTCAAACACGGTCTACCAAGACTGTACCAACTGGGCAAACCAGTCAAACTGAAACTATATTGA
- the LOC135340824 gene encoding ubiquitin carboxyl-terminal hydrolase CYLD-like, producing MAKVLDYLYILMKDVYGEKAPGKIMSVLTAPFAGGPKTVQVLRGELLTQIPQQEWSVRNDGRPPHNFRSTKDSSITLYGGEDDDYVSPLNGRDLKLLEAIEKPYDRFAVFSDDNKLEWGGRLKKGDQVYVRLPGDNASVPTWSAGVVRHFGPVGSLPGRNFGVEISDSRYLGRGSSDGFFGGCKYFECEHNCALFVSLDKLATEPHHQVPHGSIRQQPKGSALPVPSPRTAANSSNYGSPVDKPSHFKINDRVVVYNKKNVAMHGTVCWTGRDVQTRTLDTNHIGIETDRVAVTKDVPKALTGITHLFQATPGKSLVVPEYLVFREELANTRTPPARDVDHLDPAAAAREEGVSKRRLMAEQQQVLKEAQKVKKDMKKAEENKSVEFSEVKVALNESIDVSNQKKLLEAFNEEKREEDRKKKAQQEEAKLNVEQHAGQARGPSVQKQNSWHPGSDKIYDQIHVPSDRSRLPHQNERAAANVPIDHERIHQQQGGPGGYPAPTYSQTPQDHDPHRGSGQIHNSKYPPHHGNTRPESVQQPQPQHDMRRVNSHNQMTPQNTVDPDYDNWDIVNQCQRNDLSNQLPQGNQQQANPVYPQQPGAQLYHNVQYQQPPPGRHFGSDANTIYIPPNNEAYGYQPHHDTPGGHHQNTPPQVPQEYNASVESSNHYNLTVGSTVQVASVNPNDPPRYGVIRWTGRVAGVDGRVAGIELEDYMDGCTDGTFNATGEKHFTCTFGKGLYFPLASLRPDERFGLQAGHAATSMGNPVQAPMEEQADQTIHDTSQQMKQYIGNSRGIQGHQNSCYLDSTIFGLFALSDIFDTMFLEPDQSITSDQNRKRVADLLWKGIVNPLRKNGVVRFESVMKMRNALEELGKMEGITEKEKDPEEFLNMLFKHVLHTKAFILIRRPFGVEQEFFVQLFVENDPNLRLPNVGQLLRKMFIEQHISFTKVPSKLLLQVPRFGREFQTYKRIVPELKLNIRELTDTYRKAPAPACYICGVESAIQCDSCCPLSQQQLTHYCQRCSDLYHSNPSYKDRANHRLTVTLDATPADDPGLAQLDLLSVICIETSHYVCFTRDPRNDIEKKWIFFDSMADRQYDTYNIPRVTDCTRELNEWVYSGVRGRDKLFSTPPRELPELVRRFTQDIYMCVYVQPDVAMYGADGEDEEDLALTQNKVTQI from the exons ATGGCCAAAGTACTAGACTACCTGTACATTCTAATGAAGGATGTGTATGGAGAGAAGGCTCCAGGGAAGATCATGTCTGTCCTAACAGCTCCTTTCGCAGGTGGTCCGAAAACGGTTCAAGTGTTACGAGGTGAACTGCTCACTCAAATTCCCCAACAAGAGTGGTCAGTACGCAATGATGGAAGACCACCTCACAACTTTCGCTCTACAAAAGACTCCAGTATCACACTGTATGGTGGTGAGGACGATGACTATGTGTCTCCACTGAATGGCAGAGATCTAAAGCTTTTGGAAGCTATTGAGAAGCCATACGATCGATTCGCTGTGTTCTCAGACGACAATAAGCTGGAATGGGGTGGCAGGCTGAAGAAGGGTGACCAGGTCTATGTGAGGCTCCCTGGTGATAATGCAAGTGTACCTACCTGGTCTGCTGGTGTAGTGAGACACTTTGGACCTGTGGGGTCATTACCAGGGAGGAACTTTGGAGTGGAGATTTCG GACTCTCGTTACCTTGGAAGAGGCAGCAGTGATGGTTTCTTTGGGGGATGCAAATATTTTGAGTGTGAGCACAACTGTGCTCTCTTTGTGTCTCTGGATAAGCTAGCAACTGAACCACATCACCAAGTACCCCATGGCTCCATACGCCAGCAACCAAAGGGTTCTGCCTTACCAGTCCCCAGTCCACGCACTGCAGCCAACTCTTCTAACTATGGGTCACCTGTTGATAAGCCCTCTCACTTCAAGATCAACGATCGTGTGGTGGTCTACAACAAGAAGAATGTAGCCATGCATGGAACTGTTTGCTGGACTGGTAGGGATGTACAGACTAGAACACTGGACACCAACCACATAGGGATTGAAACA GATCGGGTTGCTGTCACTAAGGACGTTCCTAAAGCACTGACTGGAATAACTCACTTATTCCAGGCTACACCTGGTAAAAGTTTAGTGGTCCCTGAGTACCTTGTGTTCAGAGAGGAGTTGGCCAACACTCGCACACCCCCAGCTAGAGATGTTGACCATTTAGACCCAGCAGCTGCTGCACGTGAGGAAGGCGTGAGTAAGAGACGATTGATGGCTGAACAACAACAAGTTTTGAAAGAAGCACAAAAAGTTAAAAAAGACATGAAGAAAGCTGAAGAGAATAAATCTGTTGAGTTCAGTGAAGTAAAAGTGGCATTGAATGAGAGCATAGACGTATCAAATCAAAAGAAACTATTAGAAGCTTTCAACGAAGAAAAACGAGAAGAGGACCGAAAAAAGAAAGCTCAGCAAGAAGAAGCCAAACTTAACGTGGAACAGCATGCAGGGCAAGCTAGAGGTCCCTCGGTTCAGAAACAAAACTCATGGCACCCTGGAAGTGATAAAATTTACGatcaaatacatgtacctagtgACAGAAGCAGATTACCACATCAAAATGAGAGAGCTGCTGCAAATGTTCCTATCGATCATGAGAGGATACATCAGCAACAAGGGGGACCTGGAGGTTACCCAGCACCAACTTATTCCCAAACCCCCCAAGATCATGACCCACACAGAGGTAGTGGTCAGATCCATAACTCAAAATATCCACCCCACCATGGTAACACAAGACCAGAGAGTGTCCAGCAACCACAACCACAGCATGACATGAGACGAGTGAACAGTCATAACCAAATGACACCACAAAACACTGTGGATCCAGATTATGATAACTGGGATATAGTGAATCAGTGTCAACGAAATGACCTGTCAAATCAACTGCCTCAAGGGAACCAACAGCAAGCCAACCCTGTGTACCCACAACAACCTGGTGCTCAGCTGTACCACAATGTCCAGTATCAGCAACCACCACCTGGTCGACACTTTGGTAGCGATGCAAATACCATCTACATTCCTCCAAACAACGAAGCGTATGGATATCAACCTCATCATGATACTCCTGGTGGGCACCATCAAAACACTCCACCACAAGTACCTCAAGAGTACAATGCCTCGGTAGAAAGCTCCAACCACTACAACCTGACAGTGGGTTCAACTGTACAAGTGGCCTCTGTGAACCCAAATGACCCACCACGCTATGGAGTGATCAGATGGACTGGCAGAGTAGCTGGAGTGGATGGTCGGGTGGCAGGGATTGAACTG GAGGACTACATGGATGGGTGTACTGATGGAACTTTCAATGCCACAGGAGAGAAGCACTTTACCTGTACCTTTGGTAAAGGGTTGTACTTCCCACTGGCTAGCCTCCGTCCTGATGAAAGGTTTGGACTACAAGCCGGACATGCTGCCACATCAATGGGGAATC CTGTTCAAGCTCCGATGGAAGAACAAGCAGACCAGACTATCCATGATACTTCTCAACAGATGAAGCAATACATTGGAAACAGCCGTGGTATCCAGGGTCACCAGAACTCCTGCTACCTGGACTCCACCATCTTTGGTCTGTTTGCCCTCAGTGACATTTTTGACACAATGTTCCTGGAACCAGACCAATCCATCACCAGCGACCAGAACAGGAAACGTGTTGCTGACTTACTGTGGAAGGGAATCGTCAATCCTCTCAGAAA GAATGGTGTGGTGAGGTTTGAGTCAGTGATGAAGATGAGAAATGCTTTGGAAGAACTCGGGAAGATGGAGGGAATCACTGAGAAGGAGAAAG ATCCTGAGGAGTTTCTGAACATGCTCTTCAAACACGTGCTACACACTAAGGCATTTATCCTCATCAG GCGTCCGTTTGGTGTGGAGCAAGAGTTCTTTGTCCAACTGTTTGTGGAGAACGACCCAAACCTCAGGCTACCAAACGTAGGACAATTACTCAGAAAAATGTTCATAGAACAGCACATCTCATTCACTAAG GTTCCCTCAAAGCTTCTGCTTCAAGTTCCTCGTTTTGGAAGAGAGTTCCAAACATACAAGAGGATTGTTCCAGAGCTAAAACTAAACATTAGAGAGTTGACTGACACATACAGAAAAG CTCCAGCTCCTGCCTGCTATATATGTGGGGTGGAGTCAGCTATCCAGTGTGATAGTTGTTGTCCTCTCAGTCAGCAGCAGCTCACCCACTACTGTCAGCGCTGCTCTGACCTCTACCATAGCAACCCCTCTTACAAGGACAGAGCTAATCATAGGCTAACTGTTACCCTGGATGCTACTCCAGCTGATGATCCTGGCCTGGCACAGTTGGACCTCCTCTCTGTGATCTGCATTGAGACTAGTCACTATGTCTGCTTCACTAGAGATCCAAGGAATGACATTGAGAAGAAGTGGATCTTCTTTGACAGTATGGCAGACAGGCAAT ATGACACGTACAACATTCCACGTGTGACTGACTGCACTCGTGAGCTGAATGAGTGGGTGTACAGTGGTGTCAGAGGCAGGGACAAGCTGTTCAGTACACCACCAAGAGAGCTACCAGAGTTGGTCCGACGGTTCACTCAAGACATCTACATGTGTGTCTATGTTCAGCCTGATGTCGCTATGTATGGTGCTGATGGGGAGGACGAGGAGGATCTAG CACTGACTCAAAATAAAGTGACTCAAATATAA
- the LOC135340842 gene encoding ubiquitin carboxyl-terminal hydrolase CYLD-like codes for MQDLMGTIMDKSTPDPVEEAETAFQAVDLGSTVQVGEPPRYGVVKWLGMFPGGSELMAGIELDEYWPKDCGDGSFEGHSYFSCGHGHGYFHPLKNVQPDQRFLTIDPVPAITRGNSIPAENPLQAPLEELEEQHTIPPTQVYVGEKRGIQGHYNSCYLDSTLFGLFALSDVFDSMFLAPDKDAPASRQEFKDLLAKKIINPLRKNGVVRFESVMELRRMIEDLGKMEGVQEKEKDPEELLNLLFKNILHIPPFIQIRRSFGVEDEFFIQLFISFDQTLRLPTIKELTRKMFDEGKLSLTKAPSQLLVQVPRYGRGFKTCQRIVPDLKFDISEFTEAYISADVPGCMICGERSSWKCSQCKHDFMTSESDVYFCEVCSRKAHTRKERRDHTVNRAVTVPMAELDLLSVICIETSHYVCFTRDLDTNTWLFFDSMANRLYDKYNIPRVTDCTAALNEWVYSGDLTQLLSAQPRELPELVRRFTQDVYMCVYVQSKPKSTDNSSYNEEFVDVAWEF; via the exons ATGCAAGACCTAATGGGGACAATAATGGATAAGTCCACTCCAGATCCAGTTGAAGAAGCAGAGACGGCCTTCCAGGCAGTAGATCTAGGCTCCACAGTGCAAGTGGGGGAGCCTCCTCGCTATGGAGTAGTCAAGTGGTTGGGAATGTTCCCAGGAGGTAGTGAGCTGATGGCTGGTATAGAGCTG GATGAGTACTGGCCTAAGGATTGTGGGGACGGATCATTTGAGGGACATAGCTACTTCAGTTGTGGGCATGGCCATGGATACTTCCACCCTCTCAAGAACGTCCAACCAGATCAGAGATTCCTAACCATCGACCCTGTACCTGCCATCACCCGGGGGAACAGCATACCAGCCGAGAATC CGCTACAGGCCCCCCTGGAGGAACTGGAGGAACAACACAcaataccccccacacaggtcTATgttggggagaagagagggatcCAGGGTCACTACAACTCCTGCTACCTGGACTCCACTCTCTTTGGTCTGTTTGCCCTCAGTGATGTCTTTGACTCCATGTTCCTGGCACCAGACAAAGATGCTCCAGCCAGCAGACAAGAGTTCAAGGACCTCCTCGCCAAAAAAATAATCAATCCTCTCAGAAA GAATGGAGTGGTGAGGTTTGAGTCTGTGATGGAGCTGAGGAGAATGATTGAGGACCTGGGTAAAATGGAGGGTGTGCAGGAGAAGGAGAAAG ATCCGGAGGAGCTCCTGAACTTGCTGTTCAAGAACATTCTGCACATTCCACCCTTCATACAAATCAG ACGTTCGTTTGGTGTTGAGGATGAATTTTTTATCCAGCTGTTCATATCATTTGACCAGACCTTGAGGCTGCCTACCATTAAGGAACTAACAAGGAAAATGTTCGATGAAGGAAAACTATCTCTGACAAAG GCTCCCTCCCAGCTGCTGGTACAAGTGCCACGATATGGTCGAGGGTTCAAGACGTGTCAGAGGATTGTACCAGACCTCAAGTTTGACATTTCTGAATTCACAGAGGCTTACATTTCTG CTGATGTCCCTGGCTGTATGATATGTGGGGAGAGGTCGTCATGGAAATGCTCTCAGTGTAAACATGACTTTATGACTAGCGAATCAGATGTCTATTTCTGTGAGGTGTGCTCGAGAAAGGCTCATACTAGGAAGGAGAGAAGAGACCATACAGTAAACCGAGCAGTGACTGTTCCAATGGCTGAACTGGACCTCCTCTCTGTGATCTGCATTGAGACCAGTCACTACGTCTGCTTCACTAGAGACCTCGACACAAACACATGGCTCTTCTTTGACAGTATGGCCAACAGACTCT ATGACAAGTACAACATTCCCCGGGTGACGGACTGCACAGCTGCCCTGAATGAGTGGGTGTACAGTGGAGACCTGACACAGCTACTGAGTGCACAGCCAAGAGAGCTACCAGAGTTGGTCCGACGGTTCACTCAAGATGTCTACATGTGTGTCTATGTTCAGTCCAAGCCCAAGTCTACGGACAATTCTAGTTACAATGAAGAGTTTGTAGATGTAGCTTGGGAATTTTAA